A single window of Flagellimonas maritima DNA harbors:
- a CDS encoding M20/M25/M40 family metallo-hydrolase, with the protein MRTLLLATILLVSTPFFSQSDDEKQIRAIYDLSLTNGKAYDWLNHLSNQIGGRLSGSVQAQQAVDYTKGQLDSLGLDRVWLQPVMVPKWVRGTPEFAYIETKPGLTTNVPICALGGSVATPEGGLKANIIEVQGIEDLEKLGKEKIAGKIVFYNRPMDPTQISTFSAYSGCVDQRYSGAAEAGKYGASGVIVRSMNLRLDNYPHTGSMSYGDTPVSSRIPAAAISTKGAELLSTTLTLNPEIKFYFKQNCKQFNDVQSYNVIGEIKGSTYPNEIMLVGGHLDSWDLGDGSHDDGAGVVQSMDVLRLIKANGYKPKRTLRVVLFMNEENGLRGGNKYAEVAKSKNENHVFALESDAGGFTPRGFSFDCTDENFNQVLGWKKLFEPYLIHMFIKGGSGADIGPLKTDELVLAGLRPDSQRYFDHHHAENDTFEHVNKRELELGAATMASLVYLMDKYGTIQSKKIKG; encoded by the coding sequence ATGAGAACACTTTTGTTAGCGACCATTTTGTTGGTAAGCACCCCATTTTTTTCACAATCTGATGATGAGAAACAGATTAGGGCAATTTATGACCTTTCATTGACCAACGGGAAAGCATATGATTGGCTGAACCACCTTTCAAACCAAATTGGAGGTCGTCTCTCAGGATCGGTACAGGCGCAACAGGCTGTGGATTATACAAAAGGACAATTGGACTCTCTAGGATTGGATAGAGTTTGGCTACAACCCGTAATGGTACCAAAATGGGTGCGGGGAACGCCAGAGTTTGCGTATATCGAGACAAAACCAGGCCTTACGACAAATGTTCCCATCTGTGCACTTGGTGGTTCTGTTGCAACTCCAGAAGGAGGGTTGAAAGCTAATATTATTGAAGTACAGGGAATTGAGGACTTAGAAAAGTTGGGCAAAGAAAAAATCGCCGGCAAAATTGTTTTTTATAACCGTCCTATGGATCCTACACAAATAAGTACCTTTTCCGCTTATTCAGGCTGTGTGGACCAAAGATATTCCGGTGCAGCTGAAGCAGGAAAGTACGGCGCCTCTGGGGTCATTGTCCGTTCCATGAACTTGCGCTTGGACAATTATCCGCATACAGGTTCCATGAGTTATGGCGATACTCCCGTTTCAAGTCGAATCCCTGCTGCTGCAATAAGTACAAAAGGAGCTGAATTGTTGAGCACAACCCTTACTTTGAATCCAGAAATTAAATTCTACTTTAAACAAAACTGCAAACAGTTTAATGATGTACAGTCCTATAACGTAATCGGCGAGATTAAGGGCTCCACATATCCCAATGAGATTATGTTGGTCGGTGGCCATTTGGATTCTTGGGATTTGGGCGATGGCTCCCATGATGATGGTGCGGGAGTGGTTCAAAGTATGGATGTCCTTAGACTAATAAAAGCAAACGGGTACAAACCAAAGCGTACATTGCGGGTAGTTTTGTTCATGAATGAAGAAAATGGCCTTAGAGGTGGCAATAAATATGCAGAAGTTGCCAAAAGTAAGAATGAGAATCATGTTTTTGCCTTGGAAAGTGATGCTGGTGGATTTACTCCTAGAGGCTTTTCCTTTGATTGTACCGATGAAAATTTTAATCAGGTTTTGGGTTGGAAAAAACTGTTTGAGCCTTACTTAATACACATGTTCATTAAAGGTGGAAGTGGAGCGGATATAGGACCCTTAAAAACCGATGAATTGGTCTTAGCTGGGTTAAGACCAGATTCACAACGTTATTTTGATCACCATCATGCGGAGAATGATACCTTTGAACACGTAAATAAACGTGAATTGGAATTGGGCGCAGCTACTATGGCAAGTCTTGTTTATTTAATGGATAAATACGGCACCATCCAATCCAAAAAAATAAAAGGCTAA
- a CDS encoding PPK2 family polyphosphate kinase produces MKKVGIDSYQVKSGIKLSEYSTYEDLGATEDELKKELKDIRKELGKFQNILYAHGKYSVLICLQGMDTSGKDSLVREVFKDFNVRGVVVHSFKVPTELELEHDYLWRHYIALPARGKFGIFNRTHYENVLVTKVHPEYILGENIPGVESLSDVDASFWENRYRQINDFEKHISENGTLIFKFFLNLSKEEQRQRLLRRLRLKEKNWKFSPGDLKERKLWEEYKECYEEAINRTSKPNAPWFIVPADNKKAARVIVASILLQELKKYKDVQEPELEEKIRVNLDSFKQELEKEIE; encoded by the coding sequence ATGAAAAAAGTGGGTATAGATTCTTATCAAGTTAAAAGTGGCATCAAACTTTCAGAATATAGTACTTATGAAGATTTAGGTGCTACCGAAGACGAATTAAAGAAGGAGCTTAAAGATATAAGGAAAGAATTGGGCAAATTTCAGAATATACTTTATGCACATGGAAAATACAGCGTTCTTATATGCCTACAGGGTATGGATACATCTGGTAAGGATAGTCTTGTGCGGGAGGTTTTTAAGGATTTTAATGTAAGGGGGGTGGTGGTACATAGTTTTAAAGTGCCAACAGAGTTGGAATTAGAGCACGATTATCTTTGGAGGCACTACATTGCATTGCCCGCTCGCGGTAAGTTCGGTATTTTTAATAGAACCCATTATGAGAATGTCTTGGTAACCAAAGTTCATCCTGAATATATTTTAGGCGAAAATATTCCAGGAGTTGAATCGCTATCCGATGTTGATGCATCATTTTGGGAGAACCGTTATCGCCAAATCAATGATTTTGAAAAACATATTTCCGAAAATGGAACATTGATCTTCAAATTTTTTCTTAACCTTTCCAAAGAAGAACAACGACAACGTTTGTTGCGAAGATTGAGATTAAAAGAAAAAAACTGGAAATTTTCTCCTGGTGATTTAAAAGAACGAAAGCTTTGGGAAGAGTATAAGGAATGTTATGAAGAGGCCATCAATAGAACATCTAAACCGAATGCTCCTTGGTTTATTGTTCCCGCAGATAATAAAAAAGCCGCCAGAGTAATTGTTGCATCTATTTTGTTGCAAGAATTAAAAAAGTATAAAGATGTGCAAGAACCTGAGCTGGAAGAAAAAATAAGAGTTAATTTAGATAGCTTTAAGCAAGAATTGGAAAAAGAAATCGAATGA
- a CDS encoding sigma-54-dependent transcriptional regulator — translation MSKILVIEDESAIRRVLVKILGEESDSYNVHEAEDGLRGIEAIKREDFDLVLCDIKMPKIDGVEVLEAAKKIKPEIPFIMISGHGDLDTAVNTMRLGAFDYISKPPDLNRLLTTVRNALDRKELVVENKILKKKVSKNYEMIGESSEIKVIKDMIDKVAPTDARVLITGPNGTGKELVAHWLHEKSPRSAAPFIEVNCAAIPSELIESELFGHVKGAFTSAVKDRAGKFEAANKGTIFLDEIGDMSLSAQAKVLRALQENKISRVGTDKDIKVDVRVLAATNKDLKKEIDEGKFREDLYHRLAVILIKVPALNDRRNDIPMLIDFFSEKITSEQGTSPKDFSKKAIELLKGYDWTGNVRELRNVVERLIILGGKEVSEEDVKHFASK, via the coding sequence ATGTCAAAAATACTTGTAATAGAAGATGAATCGGCCATACGAAGGGTCTTGGTGAAAATTTTGGGAGAAGAAAGCGATTCGTACAATGTGCACGAAGCAGAAGATGGGTTAAGAGGAATAGAGGCCATTAAAAGGGAAGATTTTGATTTGGTCCTGTGCGATATAAAAATGCCAAAAATAGACGGCGTTGAGGTTTTGGAAGCTGCAAAGAAAATAAAACCAGAGATTCCGTTCATCATGATTTCCGGTCATGGCGATTTGGATACCGCAGTAAATACAATGCGTTTGGGAGCATTTGACTACATCTCAAAACCACCAGATCTAAATCGATTGTTGACTACGGTCCGGAATGCGCTGGACCGAAAGGAGTTGGTAGTGGAAAATAAAATCCTGAAAAAGAAGGTTTCCAAGAATTATGAAATGATCGGAGAGAGTTCCGAAATCAAGGTTATAAAAGATATGATCGATAAGGTCGCACCTACAGATGCAAGAGTTTTGATAACTGGACCCAATGGAACAGGGAAAGAATTGGTAGCACATTGGTTGCACGAGAAAAGTCCTCGTTCTGCAGCACCTTTTATAGAAGTGAACTGCGCTGCAATTCCATCTGAACTGATAGAAAGTGAACTTTTTGGACATGTAAAAGGAGCATTTACTTCAGCGGTAAAAGATAGGGCAGGTAAGTTTGAAGCTGCTAATAAAGGAACTATTTTTTTGGACGAGATAGGTGATATGAGCTTATCGGCGCAGGCCAAAGTGCTTAGGGCATTGCAAGAAAACAAGATATCACGGGTAGGTACTGACAAGGATATCAAAGTAGATGTAAGAGTTTTGGCAGCAACCAATAAAGACCTTAAAAAGGAGATTGATGAAGGTAAATTTAGAGAAGATCTTTACCATCGCTTAGCTGTTATTCTAATAAAAGTACCCGCTTTAAATGACCGTAGAAATGATATCCCCATGCTAATTGACTTTTTTTCGGAAAAAATCACATCAGAACAGGGAACATCACCGAAGGATTTCTCCAAAAAAGCTATAGAATTACTAAAAGGGTATGACTGGACCGGTAACGTACGTGAACTTCGTAACGTTGTGGAACGATTGATTATTCTGGGGGGCAAAGAGGTCTCCGAAGAAGACGTTAAACATTTTGCCAGTAAATAA
- a CDS encoding DUF6268 family outer membrane beta-barrel protein, translating to MTSLVVLVLLFPKTMLSQSTDIFRLEYLNIPENDTGIKTQRYRVLFNLPIKLNEKKDYLITGLEYNKLDIGYSRDLPFDRSELNRFHVVDLNLGFITKWNDNWNLITILTPRLASNFIDGVMTEDFFMNATATLWKENSKADKPFRIILGLSYNSTAGLPVPLPIISYYRRFHPNWSYTLGIPRSNFKYHITKKHTLETTLLLDGYFINLQNDIILPSGQIGSRITLSALVGALGYQYNISKRMSLYALMGRSFEQDGKLRNNGRDDVFLLNDESNLYIRTGFKIGIF from the coding sequence TTGACTTCTCTTGTAGTCTTGGTTCTATTGTTCCCTAAGACAATGTTGAGCCAAAGCACGGATATTTTTAGATTGGAATATCTGAACATACCTGAAAATGATACAGGAATAAAAACACAACGGTATAGAGTTCTATTCAACCTTCCCATAAAATTGAACGAAAAAAAGGATTATTTAATAACAGGTCTGGAATATAATAAATTGGATATTGGTTACTCCCGGGACCTCCCTTTTGATAGAAGTGAACTCAACCGGTTCCATGTGGTTGACCTCAATTTAGGCTTCATTACAAAATGGAACGATAATTGGAACCTGATCACTATACTCACCCCAAGACTTGCTTCCAACTTTATAGACGGGGTCATGACAGAAGATTTTTTTATGAATGCCACGGCAACTTTATGGAAAGAGAATTCAAAGGCGGATAAACCTTTTCGAATCATTTTGGGGCTTTCATACAATAGCACCGCTGGTCTGCCCGTACCCCTTCCCATAATAAGTTATTATAGAAGATTCCATCCAAATTGGTCCTATACATTGGGTATTCCGCGTTCAAATTTTAAATATCATATTACAAAGAAGCACACATTGGAGACTACACTATTGCTGGACGGATATTTTATCAACCTACAAAATGATATCATTCTGCCAAGTGGTCAAATAGGCTCTAGAATTACGTTATCAGCATTGGTGGGAGCATTGGGATATCAATATAATATATCTAAGAGAATGTCTCTTTATGCCTTAATGGGGCGTTCATTTGAACAAGATGGCAAGTTAAGAAATAATGGTAGGGATGATGTTTTTTTATTGAATGATGAATCAAATCTCTATATTAGGACAGGATTCAAAATTGGAATTTTTTAA
- a CDS encoding mechanosensitive ion channel family protein — MQEETNEIKEIIKEDIWGTVKDFLNLGFHIGEGEQSIHLTVGLLLLVTLAFIVTKFALKWLRHFFTRKMEQEDKQKFASVFKFINYVIYLLVVLLTLSAAGIDITLVITASAVLFVGLGLALQELFQDILGGIFIIIDKSLQVADIVEVDGKVGKIFEIKLRTTRALTRDDKVIIIPNHKFISDIVYNYTQNHRTTRENINVGVAYGSDVDLVTQILEEVATEQKQVLKNPKPFVLFDDFGDSALLFSLHFFINDSFGDPKIKSAMRYKINNRFKENNVSIPFPQRDVHLIPQKPLKK; from the coding sequence ATGCAGGAAGAGACCAACGAAATAAAAGAAATAATAAAGGAAGATATCTGGGGGACCGTCAAGGATTTTTTAAACCTTGGGTTTCATATTGGAGAAGGAGAGCAATCCATTCACCTAACGGTTGGATTGTTGTTGCTCGTTACCCTTGCGTTTATTGTCACCAAATTTGCTCTGAAATGGCTTAGACATTTTTTTACCAGAAAAATGGAGCAGGAGGATAAGCAAAAATTTGCCAGTGTCTTCAAATTTATCAACTATGTTATCTATTTACTGGTCGTTCTGTTGACCTTAAGTGCGGCGGGGATTGATATTACACTTGTCATAACAGCTTCCGCAGTACTTTTTGTTGGATTGGGATTGGCCCTCCAAGAGCTGTTTCAAGATATTTTGGGCGGTATATTCATTATTATTGATAAATCCTTGCAAGTAGCCGATATTGTTGAAGTTGATGGAAAAGTCGGAAAAATTTTTGAAATAAAGTTGCGAACAACAAGGGCACTGACACGCGATGATAAGGTTATTATCATTCCAAATCATAAATTCATCAGTGATATTGTTTATAATTACACCCAAAACCACAGAACAACCAGGGAGAACATAAATGTTGGTGTTGCCTATGGTAGTGATGTTGACCTTGTTACCCAAATTTTGGAAGAGGTGGCTACTGAACAAAAACAGGTATTAAAAAACCCAAAACCCTTTGTTCTTTTTGATGATTTTGGAGATTCTGCCTTACTATTTTCTCTTCACTTTTTTATTAACGATAGTTTTGGCGACCCAAAAATCAAAAGTGCCATGCGTTATAAAATAAATAACAGATTCAAGGAAAATAACGTAAGCATACCTTTCCCGCAAAGAGATGTTCATTTAATACCGCAAAAACCTCTAAAAAAATAA
- a CDS encoding ABC transporter permease, with protein sequence MGKLILIIKREYLAKVRNKSFIIMTILSPILLVGMIVLIAYLTKINDGEKRIISILNESEFFKNEFETDDSISYVRFKDISLEEAKDSTISLGYFGLLHLPNGSNLEEVSQTTYLYTKDNPNANVTQRLEQIFQKQLRLKRLGSLGVSTQQFLDIEEEFEINLATFNGEKSIKGINEIKAFIGGGFGYAIMMFIIIYGGFVMRSVIEEKTSRIIEVIISSVKPFQLMLGKIIGTSLAGITQFTIWMISASFLLFLVVLFLEIDLRALATDTAIAPSTINGMSQFSSTMDNETLLYVNEIMNIPWALLIGSFLIYFILGYLIYSSIYAAIGAAVDNETDTQQFIFPIILPLMLAIYVGFFSVFSNPNGPIAVGFSLFPLTSPIVMLMRLPGGIGEGGVPLWQLLLSIGLLIVTFLGIVSLAAKIYKVGILMYGKKPTYKELIKWLRY encoded by the coding sequence ATGGGTAAGCTCATATTGATTATAAAACGTGAGTATCTGGCAAAGGTTAGGAACAAATCGTTCATCATCATGACCATCTTGAGCCCCATTTTGCTTGTAGGGATGATCGTATTGATAGCTTATCTCACCAAAATCAACGATGGGGAAAAACGAATAATTTCCATTCTCAATGAAAGCGAATTCTTTAAAAACGAATTTGAAACCGATGACAGTATCTCATACGTTCGCTTCAAGGACATTTCGTTGGAAGAAGCCAAGGATTCCACAATTTCATTGGGCTATTTTGGATTGCTGCACCTTCCCAATGGTTCAAATCTGGAAGAAGTTTCGCAAACAACTTATCTCTACACCAAAGACAATCCCAACGCCAACGTTACCCAACGTTTGGAGCAAATTTTTCAAAAGCAGTTAAGACTTAAGAGACTTGGGAGCTTAGGTGTATCAACACAACAATTTTTGGATATAGAGGAAGAGTTTGAAATCAACTTGGCAACATTTAACGGGGAAAAGAGCATAAAGGGAATAAACGAAATAAAGGCATTTATTGGGGGAGGATTTGGATATGCCATTATGATGTTCATTATCATATACGGTGGTTTTGTGATGCGCAGTGTCATTGAGGAAAAAACGAGCAGGATTATTGAAGTAATTATATCTTCGGTAAAGCCTTTTCAGCTAATGTTGGGCAAAATAATAGGGACGTCCTTAGCGGGAATCACCCAATTTACAATTTGGATGATTTCGGCTTCATTTCTATTGTTTTTGGTCGTTCTATTTTTAGAAATCGATTTACGGGCTTTGGCAACCGATACAGCAATTGCTCCTAGCACCATAAATGGAATGTCTCAATTTTCCAGTACGATGGATAATGAAACTTTACTTTATGTCAATGAGATCATGAATATTCCGTGGGCACTTTTAATAGGCAGCTTTCTTATATATTTTATTTTAGGATATTTGATTTACAGTTCTATCTATGCAGCTATCGGGGCCGCCGTAGATAACGAGACTGATACCCAACAATTTATTTTTCCTATTATATTACCATTAATGCTAGCTATTTATGTAGGCTTTTTTTCGGTATTCAGTAATCCCAATGGACCTATTGCCGTGGGCTTCTCATTATTCCCTTTAACTTCCCCCATAGTAATGTTAATGCGACTACCGGGGGGTATTGGAGAAGGAGGAGTACCTTTGTGGCAATTACTGTTGTCAATAGGGTTGCTCATTGTCACATTTTTGGGAATTGTGTCTTTGGCTGCCAAAATCTATAAAGTCGGGATTTTGATGTATGGGAAAAAACCAACATATAAGGAACTGATAAAATGGTTAAGGTATTAA
- a CDS encoding ABC transporter ATP-binding protein, which yields MDHILVAKNVSKFYGSYKALSNISLEIPKNCIYGLLGPNGAGKTTFIRIVNQITYQDTGEVLFDGEHLRPEHISLIGYLPEERGLYKSMRVGEQALYLAQLKGLSKNDAKKRLKFWFDRLNIGDWWNKKVQELSKGMAQKIQFIVTVLHEPKLLIFDEPFSGFDPINANIIKDEILQLKEKGTSIIFSTHRMESVEELCEHIALIHKSEKILDGKLSEIKKAYKNNIFNIRLELEKNAEGVIGMLEDKFQILSSDFDASEKQLNFKIQLPSNNTAEVLTELSKHANVRRFEETIPSANDIFIETVNNKESNG from the coding sequence ATGGATCATATCCTTGTTGCCAAAAATGTTTCCAAATTTTATGGAAGCTACAAAGCCTTGAGCAACATATCACTGGAAATACCAAAAAACTGTATCTACGGGCTTTTGGGACCAAATGGTGCAGGGAAAACTACTTTTATAAGAATTGTTAATCAAATAACCTATCAAGATACCGGAGAGGTCTTGTTTGATGGCGAACACTTACGGCCAGAGCACATTTCCCTAATTGGATATCTGCCAGAAGAACGGGGACTCTATAAAAGCATGAGGGTCGGTGAACAGGCATTATATCTTGCCCAACTAAAAGGACTTTCTAAAAACGATGCCAAAAAACGTTTAAAGTTTTGGTTTGATCGTTTGAACATTGGGGATTGGTGGAACAAGAAAGTTCAAGAACTCTCCAAGGGCATGGCTCAAAAGATTCAATTTATTGTTACGGTACTTCACGAACCTAAATTATTGATTTTTGATGAACCATTTAGCGGGTTCGACCCAATTAATGCCAATATCATAAAAGACGAAATCCTTCAACTTAAGGAAAAGGGGACTTCGATTATATTTTCTACGCACAGAATGGAGTCTGTAGAGGAGTTATGCGAACATATAGCGTTAATTCATAAATCTGAAAAAATCCTGGATGGTAAACTTTCAGAAATAAAGAAAGCGTACAAGAACAATATTTTTAATATAAGATTGGAATTGGAAAAAAACGCGGAAGGTGTTATTGGGATGTTGGAGGATAAATTTCAAATACTCTCTTCAGATTTTGATGCTTCAGAAAAGCAACTGAATTTTAAAATTCAACTCCCATCAAACAACACTGCCGAAGTGTTGACGGAACTATCAAAACATGCAAATGTCAGACGTTTTGAAGAAACAATTCCATCAGCCAATGATATATTTATCGAAACTGTGAACAATAAGGAAAGCAATGGGTAA
- the dnaJ gene encoding molecular chaperone DnaJ, with translation MKEDFYDILGVSKGASAAEIKKAYRKKAIEFHPDKNPGDAKAEEMFKKAAEAYEVLSDPDKRAKYDQFGHAAFEGGNGFGGGGMNMDDIFSQFGDIFGSAFGGGGFSGFGGFGGGGQRRVKGSNLRIRVKLTLEEVANGVEKKVKVRRKVQAAGVTYKTCPTCNGSGQMTKITNTILGRMQTATTCTTCGGAGQTIDNRPSGADAQGLKVEEETVSIKIPPGVEEGMQLKVSGKGNGAPGDGIPGDLLVAIETIEHETLKREGDNLHYDLYISFSEAVLGSSKEIDAVTGKVRIKLEPGIQSGKILRLRGKGISSLNGYGSGDLLVHVNVWTPKELNREQKDFFERMQNDENFIPKPEKSDKSFFEKVKDMFS, from the coding sequence ATGAAGGAGGATTTTTACGACATACTGGGTGTTTCCAAAGGTGCATCAGCAGCCGAAATCAAAAAAGCTTACAGAAAGAAAGCAATAGAGTTTCATCCTGATAAAAATCCGGGTGATGCCAAAGCTGAAGAAATGTTTAAAAAAGCTGCTGAGGCCTATGAGGTATTGAGCGACCCGGACAAACGAGCCAAATATGACCAATTCGGTCACGCCGCTTTTGAGGGCGGCAACGGATTTGGCGGCGGCGGCATGAACATGGATGACATTTTCAGTCAGTTCGGCGATATATTTGGTAGCGCTTTCGGTGGTGGTGGATTTAGTGGATTTGGTGGATTTGGCGGAGGCGGACAAAGAAGGGTAAAAGGAAGCAATCTCCGTATAAGGGTGAAATTGACGCTTGAAGAGGTGGCGAACGGTGTTGAGAAAAAAGTAAAGGTCCGAAGAAAAGTGCAAGCAGCTGGAGTCACCTATAAAACATGCCCGACCTGTAATGGAAGTGGTCAGATGACCAAAATCACCAATACAATCCTGGGCAGAATGCAGACTGCAACAACCTGTACCACTTGTGGTGGGGCAGGACAAACCATAGATAATAGACCAAGCGGGGCAGATGCCCAAGGTCTAAAGGTTGAGGAGGAAACAGTTTCCATAAAAATTCCGCCAGGGGTGGAAGAAGGTATGCAGTTAAAAGTTTCTGGCAAAGGTAACGGAGCACCTGGCGATGGAATTCCCGGGGATTTATTGGTCGCCATCGAAACTATTGAACATGAAACCCTGAAAAGAGAGGGCGATAATTTACATTATGACCTCTACATCAGTTTTTCAGAGGCTGTTTTGGGTAGTTCAAAGGAGATAGATGCCGTAACGGGAAAAGTTCGTATAAAATTGGAACCAGGAATTCAGTCCGGTAAAATATTACGCCTGCGCGGTAAAGGAATTTCCAGTTTAAACGGTTACGGTAGCGGAGACTTATTGGTACATGTAAATGTTTGGACCCCCAAAGAATTGAATAGAGAGCAAAAGGATTTTTTTGAGCGTATGCAAAATGATGAGAACTTTATACCGAAACCAGAAAAATCGGATAAGTCGTTTTTCGAAAAAGTTAAAGATATGTTCTCCTAA
- a CDS encoding nucleotide exchange factor GrpE has protein sequence MSKKSKVEEMETELNDSQTIESPELNDEHRDPESVMEESEISVEDKLREDLGKEKDKFLRLFAEFENFKKRTSKERIDLFKTAGQEVIVSLLPVMDDFDRALKEISKSEDKELFKGVELISNKFKETLKGKGLEQVEVEEGDVFDAEVHEAITQIPAPNKKMKGKIIDVVEKGFKLGDRIIRHPKVVVGN, from the coding sequence ATGAGCAAGAAAAGTAAGGTTGAGGAGATGGAAACAGAATTAAACGATTCCCAAACCATTGAAAGTCCTGAACTGAACGATGAGCATAGAGACCCGGAAAGCGTAATGGAGGAAAGTGAAATTTCCGTAGAAGATAAGTTGCGCGAGGATTTGGGAAAGGAAAAGGATAAGTTCCTTAGGCTTTTTGCCGAATTTGAAAATTTCAAAAAAAGAACTTCAAAAGAGAGAATCGATCTGTTCAAAACCGCTGGGCAAGAAGTAATTGTTTCTTTATTGCCAGTAATGGATGATTTTGACAGGGCATTGAAAGAAATTTCGAAATCTGAGGATAAGGAATTATTTAAGGGAGTAGAACTCATCAGCAACAAATTCAAGGAAACCCTTAAAGGAAAAGGACTTGAGCAAGTTGAGGTTGAAGAAGGTGATGTTTTTGATGCCGAAGTGCATGAAGCCATTACTCAAATTCCTGCGCCAAATAAAAAAATGAAAGGAAAAATAATAGATGTGGTCGAAAAGGGTTTCAAACTAGGCGACCGAATCATACGACACCCAAAAGTGGTAGTTGGCAACTAA
- a CDS encoding TIGR01777 family oxidoreductase, with protein sequence MKVLITGATGLVGNAITKVLHAKGISVNYLTTSKEKIVLSENYKGFYWNPAQDKIDITCFEDVSAIINLAGASISKRWTKAYKKKILYSRINSVDTLYNGLEKIDFSHIKSFVSASAIGIYPDSLSSYYDENETAVDDSFLGEVVNEWEHKINTLNAFDFDIAKIRIGVVLSKNGGALPKMAMPIKNYVGAAFGSGDQWQSWIHIEDLAQIFVFALEHGLKGTFNAVAPNPVTNTKMTKELAKVLGKPLILPNVPRFAMQLLLGDMSYLLYASQRVSSKRIEKEGFVFHFPNVCSALEDLYHAEKEKIDSPNTKNLKKEFV encoded by the coding sequence ATGAAAGTTTTGATTACTGGAGCTACGGGTTTAGTCGGAAATGCTATTACAAAAGTGTTGCATGCTAAAGGTATTTCCGTTAATTATTTAACTACGAGCAAGGAGAAGATAGTTTTATCTGAAAATTATAAAGGTTTTTATTGGAACCCTGCCCAAGACAAAATAGATATTACATGTTTTGAGGATGTTTCAGCAATAATAAATCTTGCAGGTGCAAGTATTTCTAAACGATGGACCAAAGCTTACAAGAAGAAGATACTTTATAGTCGAATAAATAGTGTCGACACTTTATATAACGGCCTTGAAAAAATCGATTTCTCTCATATTAAATCTTTTGTTTCCGCATCTGCCATTGGAATTTATCCAGACTCATTATCTTCCTACTATGATGAAAATGAGACCGCTGTAGATGATAGCTTTTTGGGCGAAGTGGTAAATGAATGGGAGCACAAGATAAATACATTAAATGCATTCGACTTTGATATAGCTAAAATTAGAATCGGTGTTGTTCTTTCCAAAAATGGCGGTGCCTTGCCAAAAATGGCGATGCCCATTAAAAATTACGTTGGTGCTGCTTTTGGAAGTGGTGATCAATGGCAATCATGGATACATATTGAAGATTTGGCCCAAATATTCGTTTTTGCATTAGAACACGGTTTAAAGGGAACATTCAATGCAGTTGCCCCCAATCCCGTGACCAATACCAAAATGACAAAAGAACTGGCTAAAGTACTTGGAAAACCACTGATATTGCCCAACGTACCCAGATTTGCAATGCAACTTCTTTTGGGAGACATGTCCTATCTATTGTATGCCAGCCAAAGGGTTAGTAGCAAGCGCATAGAAAAGGAAGGTTTTGTTTTTCATTTTCCGAATGTTTGTTCTGCACTTGAAGATTTATATCATGCAGAAAAAGAGAAAATCGATAGTCCCAATACAAAAAACTTAAAAAAAGAGTTTGTTTAA